GGAAAGCGAGGAAGAGGTTGATACGAATTTGTCCTTAGATGAGTTTTTTAGGAGGTATACGAGCGAGGATAACGATAGTTTTTCTAAGATTTTAGAGAAGGTTAACAGGAAGAAGAAAGAGAAGTATGGGTATTTAACCCAGAGCGAAAATACGGAGGGGGATGTTGAATTAATCGAGGATGTGAATAGGGATAGGATCACTGATGGATATGGAACGTCTGATCAGCCAACGAGCACATTGGAAGGGTGGAAATATACGGCCAAGAATTTACTGATGTATCATCCTGCTGATCGGGGTGAGGCCCCGTTGACTGAGGAGGAACGAGCAATAAGATTGAAGGGTTTGACAAAGGAGATAAATCGTGGTAACACACGATTTCATGGTAAAGTGATGGATTCTAGGCCAAGAGATGATGGATCCGTGGAGGTGTTATATACTCCTGTTGCCGGTGCGACTCCAATGCCTATGTCAGGTAGGGATCAGGATAAGGGCAAAAAGTATGATTTGGAGGATTTGAGGAAGACCCCAAATCAGTTTTATGTCGAATCTGGGAAGAAAGCCGAGAATGGTTATAGTTTTGTAAGAACACCTTCACCTGCACCAGGTGTCGATGAATCCCCCTTTATTACGTGGGGTGAAATCGAAGGGACACCTTTGAGGTTGGAAGCTGAGGATACACCAATTGATATTGGTGGTAGCGGTGATGGGCCTCATTTTAAGATTCCTTGTCCTCCTGCCAGAGATGTGAAGGCACACTCCTTATCAAGGGATGCAGCTCGGAAATTGAGAGAGAGGTCAAAGATGTTTAAGAAGCCACCGTTGCCCTCACCTTATAGAGGGGGTAGTGCTAGTCCAAGTGTACGTACGCTTTCCCCTGCTGCCCAGAAATTTGTAAGAAGTGCAATTGCAAAGTCCTCTTCATCAGTGGATGAAACTCTTCGTGCCAGTTATCGAGGTGCAAGCCCTGGGGTGTCTACTCCTAAAAGCGTAAGAAGTGTTTCAAGGTTTGGAAGGGATGGCAGCATGAATTCCAGATCACCTTCTGTAAGGGAGGGTTCTAATCCTCCATGGTAATAGTTGTCTTAAAGTACCAATGGTATTATAGTTTGATGCTACTGACTTGTTTGTACCCATTTGTGTTTAAACGGTAGATGTATGTACTACCATTTCAGGGTTTTTTATCATCTTAGttttggtttttttctttttcttttaatgaaAATATAAGACATTCAAATATGAAATGTGCTCCATTTTGTTACATAAAATCTTATTATCTGGCATTGACTTGGATGATTATAATCCATAAAGCTCTCTGATTGTTGGGATATATAttaggaaatgggataggatGGCTCCGTTACTGCCCATGGCAAAGGGTATAAAGATGAAAGTACCTATATGCTCTACATGATTTTGTTCTGTAAGATTAGAATAGCATCTTATGCGACATAAGTCTATTTGAGAATCTCAAAAGATTGATGTATGACTTGACCCTTTTGTATGAAGAGATGAATGAGGCACTTTCTGGGCTAAGCACAACTGTTCAGAGAGGTAGTGAATTCGGACCCAATGTTTTACATAGCTGGGAGGACAGCTATTGACTACTATAAATAGTGTTAATGTCAAAAGTGATTGAAGGTCTGGATGTAACGAGATCATGGTTTTAGGTTTCTGATGCTCTGCAAGGAACCACCACTATCTTCTGACGGTGATGCAGAATTGGCATTGTGTTTAGAACTTAGAAGAGCATATAGAGGAAGGGAATGAGATATCCCTAAATGGTACTTGAACTAATGTCTGCATAGCTAAAGCAGCAGTTAACTAGTAATGGATATGGGAATGGCAGGCTAGTATATTTGATAGGAGAGGAGCCCGTGAGGTAGATCAGGAGCGATGCATCCTTCTCTGGTTTAAATTACAAATATATTTTCTTACCCATACGGatatttgaattatattttttagttaaattatcCTAGCATTTAggaaaaaaaaatcttttaatcAAACACGTTACACTaactaattcaaaaaaattaattaataacgaAAATGATTTAGGAGAAAAATTATCTACGAAAATGGACTATTTTCAACCGTATCCAAATGCGTTGCTACTATGTTAGGCGGCATCAACTTGCTTTTCCCTCAATCATGCTTTAATCATTGCTTAACACATTAATGTTATCGGATTGAAGTGTTGTTATATAAAACGTTTAAGGACTTGATTAAGCAATTATCCTTTTTAGATTGGCCGAAAAAGGAATGTGGTCGAATCAAATTAAATGGTTTTCAACCTTTGATCTATTTGTATGTTAGGTTTGTCTcttttaaagttaaaaatatcccttaaaatatatgaataataaaaataaatcctttttattttttatttttctaaaataaattaaattaaaaaatatataaaattcttatttaaaattatccaaatatatccctaaaaaatttcttcaaatttatctaactttaaacattcaatttattcctagcatatttgaatttaaaataaataaataatgagaagagtttatttttcaatttattacctagcatatttgaatttagataaattgaaaataaaaaaatgtctAATTTAGATAAAATAGACATAGTGGCGGAACCATTGGGCACGGTTGAAAACAATCTATTTTcgtaaataatttattttccaatttattttcataattaaatgatttttatattatttatataaaaaagtcATTTTCTTTGCAAtcctcttattattattttactcaaCTTCTTCAGTATATAGA
This is a stretch of genomic DNA from Gossypium arboreum isolate Shixiya-1 chromosome 11, ASM2569848v2, whole genome shotgun sequence. It encodes these proteins:
- the LOC108470436 gene encoding uncharacterized protein LOC108470436 — translated: MLRSPGHSPRHVSSPSPSPSPYSDNALRFPTSSSSITPSGPTKKRSRVLDEDSYVAAIEKIVERDFFPDISKLRDRLDWLEAVKTGDPIQIRDAQLKIIERRGKKVNNANSEGRGLTQTPGSTFTRNFTPFDGIDGKTPQTPSVLGRGLSGEGDCRESEEEVDTNLSLDEFFRRYTSEDNDSFSKILEKVNRKKKEKYGYLTQSENTEGDVELIEDVNRDRITDGYGTSDQPTSTLEGWKYTAKNLLMYHPADRGEAPLTEEERAIRLKGLTKEINRGNTRFHGKVMDSRPRDDGSVEVLYTPVAGATPMPMSGRDQDKGKKYDLEDLRKTPNQFYVESGKKAENGYSFVRTPSPAPGVDESPFITWGEIEGTPLRLEAEDTPIDIGGSGDGPHFKIPCPPARDVKAHSLSRDAARKLRERSKMFKKPPLPSPYRGGSASPSVRTLSPAAQKFVRSAIAKSSSSVDETLRASYRGASPGVSTPKSVRSVSRFGRDGSMNSRSPSVREGSNPPW